ACTACTTTTGAACCAACAAAAAACTAAAAAGACTATGGTATTCAGATTCCTCATTCTATCAGATGAAGTAGATGACTTCAAACGCGAAATCAAGATTGATGCGGAAGCAACTTTCCTTGACCTGCACGATGCCATCCTGAACTCGGTTGGCTACACAAAAGATCAAATGTGCTCTTTCTTTATTTGTGACGACGATTGGAGTAAAAATACAGAAATTACATTAGTAGAAATGGACACCACTTCGGAAGTGGATAACTATATAATGGAGGAAACTCGCCTGGAAGAGTTGCTTGAAGACGAACACCAAAAACTTATGTTCGTTTTCGACTACATGACTGAACGCGCTTTCTTCATGGAACTCCGTGAGATCGAGCCGGGTAAGGATCTCGATAAAGCTGTCATCAGCAAATCGATCGGCCTCCCTCCTGCTCAGACAGTCGACTTCGACCAGTTCGAAGCCAAGAACACGAGTACAGAAATCGGAGAAGATTTCTACGGAGATTCAGAATACGACATCGATGAACTGGATAAGGAAGGTTTCGAAGGCTTAGGCGACGGACCGATGGATAACCCGTACGACGACGAGCGTTTTTAATAGATGAACTCCCTTGTCATATTACTCGGGCCGACAGGAGTCGGAAAAACCGAATTGAGCCTGCGTGTGGCAGAACATTTCGGTTCTCCTATTATTTCATCCGACTCCCGTCAGCTCTATAAAGACCTGCCTATCGGTACTGCCGCTCCTACTCCGGAGCAAATGGCAAGAGTCAGACATTACATGGTCGGAACGTTGAACCTGACCGATTATTACAGTGCCAGCAACTTTGAAGAAGACGTTATTTCCCTTTTAAATACACTTCACCAGACAACCCCGACAGTGGTTATGACCGGTGGTTCCATGATGTACATCGATGCCGTATGTAAAGGGATCGATGATATTCCGACTGTCACTCCCGCGATACGGGAAGAAATTTATACCCAGTTCGAGCATGAAGGATTGGAAAATATTCTGCAGGAATTAAAAGAAGCAGACCCAGTGCATTATGGAGAAGTAGACCGGATGAACTACAAACGGGTTATCCATGCGGTCGAGATTTGCCGTATGACGGGAAAGCCGTATTCTTCTTTTCGCACAAACAGCAAAAAAGAACGTCCGTTCCGGATCATCAAA
This is a stretch of genomic DNA from Parabacteroides chongii. It encodes these proteins:
- a CDS encoding IS1096 element passenger TnpR family protein is translated as MVFRFLILSDEVDDFKREIKIDAEATFLDLHDAILNSVGYTKDQMCSFFICDDDWSKNTEITLVEMDTTSEVDNYIMEETRLEELLEDEHQKLMFVFDYMTERAFFMELREIEPGKDLDKAVISKSIGLPPAQTVDFDQFEAKNTSTEIGEDFYGDSEYDIDELDKEGFEGLGDGPMDNPYDDERF
- the miaA gene encoding tRNA (adenosine(37)-N6)-dimethylallyltransferase MiaA, with the translated sequence MNSLVILLGPTGVGKTELSLRVAEHFGSPIISSDSRQLYKDLPIGTAAPTPEQMARVRHYMVGTLNLTDYYSASNFEEDVISLLNTLHQTTPTVVMTGGSMMYIDAVCKGIDDIPTVTPAIREEIYTQFEHEGLENILQELKEADPVHYGEVDRMNYKRVIHAVEICRMTGKPYSSFRTNSKKERPFRIIKIGLTRDREELYDRINYRVDQMMTDGLLEEARKVYPFRHLNSLNTVGYKELFNYFDGEWSLDLAIEKIKRNSRVYARKQMTWFKRDEEIEWFHPEQETEIINFIEETISSSHNL